The segment CGCGGGCGAGATCACGGAGAGCGACAGCGGCTACTGCTTCTCCTATTACCATAGTTATCTCGCGTCGGAAGATGCCGCTCCGATAAGCGTCACGCTGCCGCTGCGTGAAGAACCGTTTGAGACAAAGACCCTCCATCCATTTTTTGACGGACTGATACCGGAGGGATGGAGCCTGGATATAGTCGTGAAAAACTGGAAGCTGGACCCGCGCGACCGGATGGGGCTGCTTATGGCCTGCTGCAAAAACTGTATCGGCGCGGCGTCGATAGAGGTAAAACCGTGAGGCGCTGTTTATGCTGTTACGGAGAGCTGGAGAGCGGCCTGTATCATAAGGCCTGCTCTATGAAGCTTTTCGGGAGCCAGGAGC is part of the Cloacibacillus sp. genome and harbors:
- a CDS encoding HipA N-terminal domain-containing protein, whose translation is MSEPLRRCVVNFFGRPAGEITESDSGYCFSYYHSYLASEDAAPISVTLPLREEPFETKTLHPFFDGLIPEGWSLDIVVKNWKLDPRDRMGLLMACCKNCIGAASIEVKP